Proteins found in one Angustibacter luteus genomic segment:
- a CDS encoding RNB domain-containing ribonuclease encodes MIQRRLRLRDTTGAAPVLDDVFAAIRGELGLPDRFPREVEQAAADAVREPRLPERDLSDLPFFTLDPPGSMDLDQAMHLEPTRDGYRVRYAIADLTAFVEPGGVIDLEARRRGQTLYSPDTRTPLHPTSISEDAGSLLPNQLRPAYVWDLALDREGELRSADVGRAMVRSVERLDEESAAALAAQGDPRMSLLREIGQHRLRLEAERGGASLPMPEQEVVRVDDHYDLRLRPPSAISDWNAQISLMTGMAAADIMLAGQVGILRTMPPPSHHALARYRRQAQALGTRWPAEQQYGAFLRALDRDEPRELALIHEAASLFRGAGYTPFDGDVPAVTEHAAVADQYAHVTAPLRRLVDRFGLVVSAALCQDEPVPAWVREALESLPGLMNASDQLGNRLDHACTDAVEAAVLAPRVGEAFEGVVVDLRDKGPGGIVQLRQPPVLAPVSGDVQLGATLRVRLVAADVGGRRVEFTPV; translated from the coding sequence GTGATCCAGCGACGGCTCCGGCTGCGCGACACCACCGGTGCCGCGCCGGTCCTGGACGACGTGTTCGCGGCCATCCGCGGTGAGCTGGGCCTGCCGGACCGGTTCCCGCGCGAGGTCGAGCAGGCCGCCGCGGACGCGGTGCGCGAACCACGCCTGCCCGAGCGTGACCTGAGCGACCTGCCGTTCTTCACGCTGGACCCGCCCGGGTCGATGGACCTGGACCAGGCCATGCACCTCGAACCGACGCGGGACGGCTACCGGGTGCGGTACGCGATCGCCGACCTGACCGCGTTCGTCGAGCCCGGCGGGGTCATCGACCTCGAGGCGCGCCGCCGTGGCCAGACGCTGTACTCGCCGGACACCCGCACGCCCCTGCACCCCACGTCCATCAGTGAGGACGCCGGCAGCCTGCTGCCGAACCAGCTGCGGCCGGCCTACGTCTGGGACCTGGCGCTGGACCGGGAGGGCGAGCTGCGCTCGGCGGACGTGGGGCGCGCGATGGTGCGCAGCGTCGAGCGGCTGGACGAGGAGTCCGCCGCGGCGCTGGCCGCGCAGGGCGACCCGCGGATGTCGCTGTTGCGCGAGATCGGCCAGCACCGGCTGCGGCTGGAGGCCGAGCGCGGCGGCGCGAGCCTGCCGATGCCGGAGCAGGAGGTCGTCCGGGTCGATGACCACTACGACCTGCGGCTGCGGCCGCCCTCGGCGATCTCGGACTGGAACGCGCAGATCTCGCTGATGACCGGGATGGCCGCCGCCGACATCATGCTGGCCGGTCAGGTCGGCATCCTGCGGACGATGCCACCGCCCAGCCACCATGCGCTGGCCCGCTACCGGCGGCAGGCGCAGGCGCTCGGCACCCGCTGGCCCGCTGAGCAGCAGTACGGCGCTTTCCTGCGCGCCCTCGACCGGGACGAGCCGCGCGAGCTCGCGCTGATCCACGAGGCCGCGTCGCTGTTCCGCGGCGCGGGGTACACGCCGTTCGACGGCGACGTCCCCGCGGTCACCGAGCACGCTGCCGTCGCCGACCAGTACGCGCACGTGACCGCACCGCTGCGCCGGCTGGTCGACCGGTTCGGGCTCGTCGTGTCGGCCGCCCTCTGCCAGGACGAGCCGGTGCCCGCGTGGGTGCGCGAGGCGCTGGAGTCGTTGCCCGGGTTGATGAACGCCTCGGACCAGCTGGGCAACCGGCTGGACCACGCGTGCACCGACGCGGTCGAGGCGGCGGTCCTCGCTCCCCGGGTGGGGGAGGCGTTCGAGGGTGTTGTGGTGGATCTGCGGGACAAGGGGCCTGGGGGCATCGTTCAATTGCGTCAGCCGCCGGTGCTGGCACCCGTCTCGGGCGACGTCCAGTTGGGTGCCACACTTCGCGTCCGTCTCGTAGCGGCGGACGTCGGCGGCCGGCGCGTGGAGTTCACCCCGGTGTAG
- a CDS encoding peroxide stress protein YaaA, producing MLVLLPPSEGKTRPGRRRGPVSLDALSWPELTDARSRVLSALVEASGRPDALDVLGVGASLAADVEANRTLHVAPSAPAGEVYSGVLYDALALTGLSPAARRRANRWLVVTSALWGVLRPTDRIPTYRLSMGTTLPGLGPLAGYWRPLLDEPLTAAAGRGLVVDLRSTTYQAAWTPTGPVAARTVAVRVLRETQGRRTVVSHMAKHTRGQVCRVLLESEREARTPRDLAEVVGRRWRCELVPPAQPGRTWTLDVVIDGSDEAVAGA from the coding sequence GTGCTCGTGCTGCTACCGCCCTCGGAGGGCAAGACCCGCCCGGGACGACGGCGGGGGCCGGTGTCGCTGGACGCGCTGTCCTGGCCCGAGCTGACCGACGCCCGCTCGCGGGTGCTGTCCGCCCTCGTCGAGGCCAGTGGACGGCCCGACGCGCTGGACGTGCTCGGCGTCGGCGCGTCGCTCGCCGCGGACGTCGAGGCGAACCGCACGCTGCACGTCGCCCCGTCCGCGCCGGCCGGGGAGGTCTACAGCGGGGTGCTGTACGACGCGCTGGCCCTGACCGGCCTGTCCCCTGCCGCCCGACGGCGCGCGAACCGCTGGCTGGTGGTGACGTCCGCCCTCTGGGGGGTCCTGCGGCCCACCGACCGCATCCCGACGTACCGGCTGTCGATGGGGACGACGCTGCCCGGCCTCGGCCCGCTGGCCGGCTACTGGCGTCCGCTGCTCGACGAACCCCTCACCGCCGCGGCCGGTCGCGGGCTCGTCGTGGACCTGCGCTCGACGACCTACCAGGCCGCCTGGACGCCGACCGGTCCGGTCGCCGCGCGCACCGTCGCCGTCCGGGTGCTGCGCGAGACGCAGGGTCGGCGCACCGTCGTGTCGCACATGGCCAAGCACACCCGCGGGCAGGTGTGCCGGGTGCTGCTGGAGTCCGAGCGCGAAGCGCGCACCCCGCGCGACCTGGCGGAGGTCGTCGGCCGGCGGTGGCGGTGCGAGCTGGTGCCGCCGGCCCAGCCCGGCCGGACCTGGACGCTGGACGTCGTCATCGACGGCTCGGACGAGGCCGTGGCCGGTGCCTGA
- a CDS encoding SLC13 family permease produces MPDLLDELVHRVLPVLVFLVAITVVAELSEIAGVFEVASSTAARWARGRVWLLWVLVVVLATASTIVLSLDTTAVLLTPVVLTLARRLGVSTAAFAMTTVWLANTASMLLPVSNLTNLLSLHRMQELGVGVGGFVRLTWLPALVAVVVTVAVLAVMFRNDLRGHYEQAPPHEPHDRLLLVACAVVCLLLGPAFVTGVNVAWPASGAAVVLLVLFVVRDRTHLGWRLLPWRAVLIVTVLFVAVFWLGQIGLDDLLASVSGGGEGFASYLQLAGTAALAANVIDNLPAYLALEPAAGDSPARLVAVLIGVNCGPLLTLWASLATLLWRERCRARGVPVRWWVFALRGLVVVPLLLVACTAALTVTA; encoded by the coding sequence GTGCCTGACCTGCTGGACGAGCTCGTGCACCGGGTGCTCCCGGTGCTGGTCTTCCTGGTCGCCATCACCGTCGTGGCCGAGCTGAGCGAGATCGCCGGGGTGTTCGAGGTCGCGTCGTCCACCGCGGCGCGCTGGGCGCGCGGCCGAGTCTGGTTGCTCTGGGTCCTGGTGGTGGTGCTCGCGACGGCGTCGACCATCGTGCTGTCGCTGGACACCACGGCGGTCCTGCTCACGCCGGTCGTGCTGACCCTGGCCCGTCGGCTGGGCGTCTCCACCGCGGCCTTCGCGATGACCACGGTGTGGCTGGCGAACACCGCGTCCATGCTGCTGCCGGTGTCCAACCTGACGAACCTGCTCTCGCTGCACCGGATGCAGGAGCTCGGCGTCGGGGTGGGCGGGTTCGTCCGGCTGACCTGGCTGCCCGCGCTGGTCGCCGTCGTGGTGACCGTCGCCGTGCTGGCCGTGATGTTCCGGAACGACCTGCGCGGGCACTACGAGCAGGCGCCGCCGCACGAGCCGCACGACCGGCTGCTGCTGGTGGCCTGCGCCGTCGTCTGCCTGCTGCTGGGGCCGGCCTTCGTGACCGGGGTGAACGTGGCCTGGCCCGCGTCGGGCGCGGCCGTCGTCCTCCTGGTGCTGTTCGTGGTGCGCGACCGGACGCACCTGGGCTGGCGGCTGCTGCCCTGGCGCGCCGTGCTGATCGTGACGGTGCTGTTCGTCGCGGTCTTCTGGCTCGGCCAGATCGGGCTGGACGACCTGCTGGCATCGGTGTCCGGCGGCGGCGAGGGCTTCGCCAGCTACCTGCAGCTGGCGGGCACCGCGGCGCTGGCCGCGAACGTGATCGACAACCTGCCCGCCTACCTGGCCCTGGAGCCGGCCGCCGGAGACTCCCCCGCCCGGCTGGTGGCCGTGCTGATCGGGGTGAACTGCGGCCCGCTGCTGACCCTGTGGGCCTCGCTCGCGACGCTGCTGTGGCGCGAGCGCTGCCGGGCCCGTGGGGTGCCGGTGCGGTGGTGGGTGTTCGCGCTGCGCGGGCTCGTCGTCGTCCCGCTGCTGCTGGTGGCCTGCACGGCCGCGCTCACCGTCACCGCGTGA
- a CDS encoding response regulator, giving the protein MRFLVVDDSRVMRQIVVRTLRQAGYDGHEVVEAVDGADGLAKVAEHAPDVVLSDWNMPNMTGIEFLRNLRAGGDQTPFGFVTSEGSDDMREVAEAAGARFVIVKPFTAEVFSDALAPVLG; this is encoded by the coding sequence ATGAGGTTCCTGGTGGTCGACGACAGCCGCGTCATGCGCCAGATCGTCGTACGGACGCTGCGCCAGGCCGGCTACGACGGCCACGAGGTCGTCGAGGCCGTGGACGGCGCCGACGGCCTCGCGAAGGTCGCCGAGCACGCGCCTGACGTGGTCCTGTCCGACTGGAACATGCCGAACATGACCGGCATCGAGTTCCTGCGCAACCTGCGGGCCGGCGGTGACCAGACCCCCTTCGGGTTCGTCACGTCGGAGGGTTCGGACGACATGCGCGAGGTCGCCGAGGCGGCTGGTGCGCGTTTCGTCATCGTCAAGCCGTTCACCGCCGAGGTCTTCAGTGACGCCCTCGCGCCGGTGCTGGGCTGA
- a CDS encoding chemotaxis protein CheX — MTTTTGVAPIRADEVWELVAEVWESLLQLPAIRADHAFGLQGAMTASVTIDGDWTGLVTVTMPPTTAVAVTRAMLQIPETDDVSDADVADAVGEVVNVIGGNVKALLQGSTSLGLPRVELEWAPVHAQLVCRAGVEWPGHAARIGVWHLPSTATSNDSMGEAR; from the coding sequence ATGACGACGACGACCGGGGTGGCGCCGATCCGGGCCGACGAGGTGTGGGAGCTCGTCGCCGAGGTGTGGGAGTCCCTGCTCCAGCTTCCTGCGATCCGCGCCGACCACGCCTTCGGTCTGCAGGGCGCGATGACCGCCTCGGTGACCATCGACGGCGACTGGACCGGGCTGGTGACGGTGACGATGCCGCCCACGACGGCGGTTGCGGTCACCCGCGCGATGCTGCAGATCCCCGAGACGGACGACGTGAGCGACGCCGACGTCGCGGACGCGGTCGGCGAGGTGGTCAACGTCATCGGCGGCAACGTCAAGGCGCTCCTGCAGGGCAGCACCAGCCTCGGGCTGCCCCGCGTGGAGCTGGAGTGGGCGCCGGTGCACGCGCAGCTGGTCTGCCGCGCTGGCGTGGAGTGGCCGGGGCACGCCGCCCGGATCGGTGTCTGGCACCTGCCCAGCACCGCGACAAGCAACGACTCGATGGGAGAAGCACGATGA
- a CDS encoding response regulator, producing the protein MRALVIDDSRAMRRIVSRILVDLGYDEVLEAEHGQAALDVLATGPLPELACVDWNMPVMDGLTFVNRVRAEPAWRSLTLMMVTTESEHGQIVRALAAGAHEYLIKPFTADALRDKLLLLGLLPEPKEVSA; encoded by the coding sequence ATGCGCGCTTTGGTGATCGACGACTCGCGGGCGATGCGGCGCATCGTCTCGCGGATCCTGGTGGACCTCGGGTACGACGAGGTCCTTGAGGCCGAGCACGGGCAGGCAGCGCTCGACGTGCTGGCCACCGGCCCGCTGCCCGAGCTCGCCTGCGTGGACTGGAACATGCCGGTGATGGACGGGCTGACCTTCGTCAACCGCGTCCGCGCCGAGCCGGCGTGGCGGTCGCTGACGCTGATGATGGTGACCACCGAGAGCGAGCACGGGCAGATCGTCCGGGCGCTGGCCGCCGGTGCCCACGAGTACCTGATCAAGCCGTTCACCGCCGACGCGCTGCGCGACAAGCTGCTGCTGCTGGGTCTGCTGCCCGAGCCCAAGGAGGTCTCGGCATGA